In the genome of Anaerolineales bacterium, the window CCAGGGCCTTCGCCGCATTCGGAGCGGCTGCCACGCTGCTGGTCGTCACGGATCTGGCCCGGTCCGCCTCGATCCTGCTGGGCGAAGCCGGTTGGGCAGCTCCGGCCTGGGCGGCCGTCGTGGGCGCCAATCTGCTCGCCGCCTGGGGCGCCTCCCGCCTGCCCGACGACCGCTCGCGCCCATGCCGGGAGGCGACCCCAGCCCCGTTGGCCTGGAGGCTGGAAGGGCTGCTGCCGGTCGCCCTGACCTACATCGTGGTGGGATTCACCCTTTTCAACTGGTGGGCCGCTGGCCAGGTAGATTGGCTGGCAGTGAGTGCCTCGCTCGTCCTGGTGTTGCTGCTGGTGGCACGGCAGGGCGTAATCGCCGGCCAGCGGGAGCTCCGTCAACACGCGGCCCTGGTCAACGCCGCCGCCGACATGGCCTTCGTGGCCGGAACCGACGGCCGAATCGTCCTGGCCAACCCCGCCCTGCGCCAGGCCGTGGGGGGTTGGGAGGAAGAAAGCTCGCATAACTTGTCGGAATTCCTGGAGCCGGGCGTAGAGCTGTCCGGCCTGCTGCGAACGGCGCATACTTCAGGCTGGACAGGCGAGGCCGCTGTCCGGGGCAGCCGCGGGAAGGAGGTTCCAGTGCTGCTCACCCTCCGCCCGGTGGCGCAGGGACAACCGTCTACCCCACTGCTGGCAGGCATCGCCCATGATCTGACAGCGATCAACCAGCGTCAGCAGCAACTCCAGGCCGCCATGGCTGAGGTGGCGGCAGCCCGCCAGCAGCTGCAGCTGCTCAACGAAGGCCTGGAAGCGAAGGTCCAGGAGCGCACGCAGGAGCTCGAGCGGACGGTCGCAGATCTCGCCAGGTTGAATGAGGAACTCAAGGCGCT includes:
- a CDS encoding PAS domain-containing sensor histidine kinase gives rise to the protein RAFAAFGAAATLLVVTDLARSASILLGEAGWAAPAWAAVVGANLLAAWGASRLPDDRSRPCREATPAPLAWRLEGLLPVALTYIVVGFTLFNWWAAGQVDWLAVSASLVLVLLLVARQGVIAGQRELRQHAALVNAAADMAFVAGTDGRIVLANPALRQAVGGWEEESSHNLSEFLEPGVELSGLLRTAHTSGWTGEAAVRGSRGKEVPVLLTLRPVAQGQPSTPLLAGIAHDLTAINQRQQQLQAAMAEVAAARQQLQLLNEGLEAKVQERTQELERTVADLARLNEELKALDKLKTEFVSLVSHELRAPLTNIRTGIELVSGGHPQLSQGVQETLALVQSEAQRLTRFVESILDVSALEAGKFSLRLQAVDLRLTARNTVAGFSDARARERIRLAFPESLASLRADEAALQSVVFHLLDNALKYAPEGEIELSAGRRGGEVEVTIRDHGPGIPGSELEQIFDIFHRLDSRDSREVYGHGLGLHLVRRLLQAMGGEIRAEPAEGGGLRMVFRLPAAVDPAQGPPSRQA